In Chryseobacterium oryzae, the genomic stretch GTAACACCATTCCTGCGTTTCCGGCGTACACAACAATTCCTACTTTATCACTCGGTCTCAATTGATCGAGAAGAACTTTAAAAGAAGATTTCAAAAGCGGCAATTTATTGGGTGCATCCATCGAACCTGAAACATCAATCAGAAACACAAAATTTGAATTCGGAAGTTGATCTGTCGGAATTTCTTTTCCCTGCAAACCGATTTTTAATAATTTATGATTTTTGTTCCATGGAGAATCATTGTATTCTGTATTGATTGAAAAAGGTTGGTCATTTTTCGGGTGTGGATAATTATATTTAAAATAATTAATCATTTCCTCTATTCTTACGGCATTTTTATTAACATACTCGCCGTTATTAATCATTCTTCGGATATTGGAATAGGCTGCATTATCTACATCTATGGAAAACGTAGAAACCGATTGGTTTTTCGTGAGTTCAAAAGGATTTTCTACAAAAGCATCATATTCCTCATTATTTTGCTGAATCTGACTGGCTTTTCTGATGCTGTCCTGAATTTTTTGAATTTGCTTGAAAGCTTTTCTCTCTTTTCGGGAAAGTTTTTTGGTTTTAATAACAATAACTCCGTTTGAACCTCTGCTCCCATAGATTGCTGTAGCAGAAGCATCTTTTAAAACTTCTATACTTTGAATTGAGTTTGGGTTTAATTTCCTAAATTCATCAGCACTTTTTGGAATACCATTAACAACATACAAGGGCTGTGTATTTCCGCTAAAACTTGAAATCCCTCTAATAACAATTTGTTTGGATGAGCCAGGAATCCCTGAGTTGGGAACTACCTGCAAACCGGAAACAGTTCCGATTAATGCCTGAGAAATATTATTTTTTTGTTTAAATTCATTTCGAATATCAAAATTTGAAGAATAATTCTGATAATCACCCATTGCTATAATAGGCGCAGAATGATTCAGAATTGAATATTGATTTCTTTCTTTAACGACTTCAGAGGAAGTATTTGATGTCCCACTTAAAATATTAGATTGATTTTTTACTGTTTTATAACCTTTTACAACTATTTCTTCATTACTAGGCTTTACATCTTCTTTATCTAAAACCCCATCATGATCTGGTTCCATATAAACAAGATTATCTTTTGCTATATTGGAATTTTGTAAAGAAATTTCATTATGATAAACAGGTGATATTGTAGGTTCTGGAATTATGGTTTGATGTACCAAAATTTCAGGTTTCTGAATTTCTTTTTGAACACTCTTTTCCTTTTCAATATTGGTTTTCACTACACTATCAATTTCCTGAATTTTAGAATTAACTTTTGGTGAAACCGTATTTTGGGCAACAGTATTTTTTCCGTTTTCAGAACTATTATTTTTCTGAATGAAATAAAATGCTCCCAAACCGATCATTAAACTTGCAGCAATGCCGTAAGGAAACCAAATGGGCATTATTTTCTTTTTTTCGTCTTTTTCATCTAATTTTTCTTCAACTTTTGACCAAATTTTGTCAAACCCAGGAAAAGTAACAGGTTCTTCCCAAGATTGGGAAGCCTCATTGAATTTTTTATCTATATCGTGATTGTTTTCCATTTTGTAAAATTTTTAAATGTTCTGATTAACCAAAAGTTCCTGAAGTTTTTTTCTCGCAAAATTCAGCTGCGATTTTGAAGTTCCTTCGCTTATCGAAAGCATGGCTGCAATTTCTTTGTGAGGATATCCTTCAATGGCAAAAAGATTAAAAATTGCTCTGCAGCCTTCCGGCAGAAAATTCAGTAGTTTAAGAATATCTTTCTCGAAAGAAATACTGTCTGTAGGAGAATCTGCCGATTCCAGAAACTCTTCATCTAAAGAAACATTAAGGGCTTTCATGCTTCTTAACTTCTGCAAACATTCATTTACTGTAATTTTCTTTGCCCACGATTCGAAAATATCATGATTCTGAAGCTGATTAAATTTTGTGAAAATTTTATAGAATGAATCGGCTAAAACTTCTTCTATATCCTCATCATTTTTAAGGTAACGCTTACAGACTGCGTAGAGCTTACCCGCCATTTTTTCGTAAACTTTCCGCTGGGCATTGCGGTCGTTTATTTTACATTGTAACAGTAATTCTTTATCCATACTCTGGCTTATACTCTTAAAGATGCGGGAAATCTATGAATGGTTGGAAAACATCATTACTTTTTTTTAAACTATCAAAATAGATTGATTGAGCTTATTTTTTTTCAATTAAAAAATGAAAATACATTAAAAAAACTTATCAAAACAAATAATTTTAACCCTTCTTTAACAATAAATCTTGTAACATATTCTTAACATTGCTGACTATTTAATTACTGTTTAAAGCTGATAGGAAATTTAATTATAAGTTAACAATCATCTTTAAAACTAATAGATTTGCTTATGAAAAATAAAAGATTTGCATCTTTACTTTTGGTTTTATGTACCGGAAGTATGATGTTTGCTCAGGATGACTTAATTAATAAATTAAAAAACAATCATTCTCAGAATGCTAATTTCCAATTTACTACACTGAAAGATGTTGGAGCTACTTCGGTGAAAAACCAAGGTTCTTCGGGAACTTGCTGGAGTTATTCCGGAAACTCATTTCTGGAATCTGAAATGCAGAGAATGGGTAAAAAACCTGTTGATTTAGCTGAAATTTTCACCGCAAGAA encodes the following:
- a CDS encoding vWA domain-containing protein; translation: MENNHDIDKKFNEASQSWEEPVTFPGFDKIWSKVEEKLDEKDEKKKIMPIWFPYGIAASLMIGLGAFYFIQKNNSSENGKNTVAQNTVSPKVNSKIQEIDSVVKTNIEKEKSVQKEIQKPEILVHQTIIPEPTISPVYHNEISLQNSNIAKDNLVYMEPDHDGVLDKEDVKPSNEEIVVKGYKTVKNQSNILSGTSNTSSEVVKERNQYSILNHSAPIIAMGDYQNYSSNFDIRNEFKQKNNISQALIGTVSGLQVVPNSGIPGSSKQIVIRGISSFSGNTQPLYVVNGIPKSADEFRKLNPNSIQSIEVLKDASATAIYGSRGSNGVIVIKTKKLSRKERKAFKQIQKIQDSIRKASQIQQNNEEYDAFVENPFELTKNQSVSTFSIDVDNAAYSNIRRMINNGEYVNKNAVRIEEMINYFKYNYPHPKNDQPFSINTEYNDSPWNKNHKLLKIGLQGKEIPTDQLPNSNFVFLIDVSGSMDAPNKLPLLKSSFKVLLDQLRPSDKVGIVVYAGNAGMVLPPTSAKEKSKIIEALDNLRAGGSTAGGEGIELAYKLAQENFIKGGNNRVIIATDGDFNVGASSTGDLQTLVEEKRKSGIFLTCLGFGMGNFKDNRMETLADKGNGNYAYIDNLQEANKFLGKEFAGNMYAIAKDVKIQIEFNPKYVKSYRLIGYENRKLKNEDFTNDKIDAGELGSGHTVTALYEIIPNNVFSEFLPKETELKYSDSIVSQNFSDELATVKFRYKKPDGDKSNEIVEVVKNSSPSFSSASADFKFASAVAWFGLVLRNSDLIENKDLKDIQNLAKKGKGIDEEGYRAEFVRLVEAYRSTMKNK
- a CDS encoding RNA polymerase sigma factor; its protein translation is MDKELLLQCKINDRNAQRKVYEKMAGKLYAVCKRYLKNDEDIEEVLADSFYKIFTKFNQLQNHDIFESWAKKITVNECLQKLRSMKALNVSLDEEFLESADSPTDSISFEKDILKLLNFLPEGCRAIFNLFAIEGYPHKEIAAMLSISEGTSKSQLNFARKKLQELLVNQNI